GATTGCCGGGCCGACTTCGACGGCAACGGCGTGCTCGACATCTTCGACTTCCTTGCGTTCCAGAACGCGTTCGCTTCGGGCGACCTCGCCGCTGACTTTGACGGCGATGGCGTGCTGAACATCTTCGACTTCCTGGCATTCCAGAACGAGTTCGCCGCCGGCTGCTCGTAACGCACACCCTTCGGGCCAGCGTACTCGGAACACCGCCGCACCTTGCGGCGGTGTTCTCGTTGTACGTGCTCACATGGCGGGGGCGGAGGAGGTATCGATGAAGCGTGCGTGGTTGATTGGTTGTGGTGCGGCGGCGGGGCTGGCAGCATGCGCGAATGCCCAGGTATTCGTGGGCCTTGAGGGTGGATCGCCCGCTACGTACACCTCCGACTTGTCGGGCTTCCCGACCGTTGCGTGGGATGCCGGCGTGAGCGTCGACGTCAGCGGCGCCGCGGGCAAGGGCGATGGCGGCGTCTACTTCTGCAACGGCGCGTTCACAACCGTGCTCTACGAGCATGACTTCCGGGGCTCGCCCACGCGCCTGGCGACCATCGACCGCGACATGCATGCCCTGGCGTACGACGGCCAGACGTTGTATGGCTACTCGAACTTCTCCAGCACCAAGGGCATCTACAGCATCGACCCCGCCACGGGTGTCACCGAGCTGGTGTACGACATCCACACCGGCACCAGCTTCCGCTTCTTTGCACTCGACTACAACGCGGCCGACGGTTTGCTTTACGGCTACACCGAATACGGCGACACGGGCCTGTGGGCGATCGACGTCGATGCGCAGGAGATGACCAAGATCGTCGATCCCTTCCCCGCCAGCAATACGCAGGGGCGGGCGATGGCGATCGGCGACAACACGGTGTACATCCTGTCGACGCGCGGCGCCGATGGCGTGCCGGCGTTCGCCTACGACCTCTCGCAGGGCACAGGCGGCGAGTGGGTCGTGTTCACCAACCCCTACACCGACAGCAATGCGACCGGCGGCGCCGCGTGGCTCGGCCCGCTCGAGTCGCCATGCCGAGCCGACTTCGACGGCGACGGTGAGCTGACGATCTTCGACTTCCTCGCCTTCCAGAACGCCTTCGATGCCGGCGATCCGGCCGCCGACTTCGACGGCGACGGCGAGTTGACGATCTTCGATTTCCTGGCGTTCCAGAACGAGTTCGACGCGGGCTGCCCTTGATCCCTACACGCTAAAGACCAGCGGAAAGATGCCACCGGGGTGGACGACGGGCTTGTCCTGGCCGGGCTTGGCGTGGGCGACGCGGAGGGTGTGCTGGGTCATGGGGAGGTCTCCTGTGTTGGCTGCCATACGGATGCGCCAGCCGGCGGGATCCGACAGCCTATAACCCGCCATGGCTCCCAAGACGTCCCTTCCGCCCCTGCCCGTCGAACGCCTCATCGCCGTGCTGACCACCGGCGGCACCATCGAGAAGACCTACGACGAGTACACCGGCACCCTTGCCAACCACCGCTCGATCGTCCGCCGGAAGCTCGAGCGTTTTCGGCTGACCGCGGCCGAGGTGTCGGTGCGTGAGGTCATGAGCAAGGACAGCCTGGAGATCACCGACGAAGACAGGCGGACGATCCTGGAGGCCGTGCGGGGCGCCCTGGCTGGCGATCCTGCGCCCACGGGCGTCGTCATCCTGCATGGCACCGACACGCTCTCGCTGACCGGAGACCTCCTGCAGGCCGAGCTTGCCGCGCTCTCGGTTCCGGTCATCCTGACCGGGGCGATGCGGCCTTTTGCGATGCAGCGCAGCGACGGCGTCCAGAACCTGACCGAGGCGCTCTTTGCAACCGGTGTGCTCCAGCCGGGCGTGTGGTGCGTGTTCCACGGCCGGGCGCTGCCGTTTCCCGGCGTGGCGAAGGATCGCCAACGCGGAACCTTCGTGCGCACGGGCGAGGCCTAGCTCTTCGGCCAGGGCGGCGTGCGGCCCTCGGCGGTCCACAGCCCCGAGACGGGGATGCGCATGTTCTGGCTCATGAAGACCATCGCGATCACGCGGGCCAGCGGTCGGGCGAGCAAGACGGCAAACGCCAGCGTGATGCATCCGCCCAGGAGATGGATGAACGCGGCAATGACCTCACCTTCCGTAGGGCTCCTGCTGATGCCGCTCAGCAGGTACGCAACGGTGCTGAGCAGGCCGATGGTCGCTGGAACGGCCGAGAGCAGGAGCAAGCGCCCCGCGGCGAGGTGTGGCATGCCGATGGCGGCGGTGAGCGCTGCGACGAGCATGACCGGCGGATGCCACAGCAGATCGCTGAGGGCGACCCAGTCGAGGAAGTCGCCGTGCCACCTGGCCCATGCCACCGCCGAGGCCGCCATGCCGAACAGGTACATGCCCAGGCCGAAGGCTCCGCCGCCGACGAGCATCCACCACAGGAAGGCTGGCGTGGCCATCATGCGACGGCGAAGGCTGGGCCGGAGGTCCTGGGTCTGAGCGGGCCAGACCCGGCCGCACTCGGGGCACCGGCTGACAAGAAACCGGTATCGCGGTTCGAGGTGGATGGCCTGACCCCGGAGCTCGTAGTGGCACTGGGGGCACGTCCAGCCGTCGGCCACGGCCGCGATGATCTCGCCAAGATCGGGGTTTGTGGCGGTCTGGGCGCTCGTTTGGCGTACATCTGGGGTTGCTTGGCCATCCTGATCGTACATGGCTGCCTTTGGGTGCGGCTGGCTGTGGGATCGCGAAATTCACGGCCGGCGCGGGCAAATGGGCTTGACATGGCACACGCTTTCTGAGATATTGGTAAAAGTTGGTAGGCGCTTCTCGTGGCCCCTGATCGATCTCCGGTTTGCGGGCCTGCGTCTGTCGGGAGCGCGTCCCATCGGGGTCGCGTGTAGGAAAACGGGGGATCGGGCGCCCGTGCACGCACGGGGGCCGCAGGAGACGGGGGTTTCGAACATGAAAGGTTTCACCTTGCGAGGTTCGGGCGTATGGCCCGGGCGCTGTGGCGTGTCCGCGTCCTTGGCCGCGAGCGCCGTGGCGCTCTTGGCCGGTCAGGCGATGGGGCAGGCCTTCACGCTCGAAGACGTCAGCCGCGACGTCGGCATCGAGCGGACCGTGTACCGCTCGGCGATGGGGATGATCGCCGGCATCAACGCGGCCGATTACAACAACGATGGGCACGTCGATTTCTTCGTGCCCAACACCGAGGGCATGCCCGACCTGCTGTACGTCAACAACGGCGACGGCACGTTTACCGAGATCGCGGCCGATGTGGGCGTGACCGGCGGCGATGGCGTTGACAAGCCACGCTCCCGCGTGGCGCTGTGGTTCGACTACGACGGCGATCGGCGCCTGGACCTGATCGTGGCGGGCGACTCGTTCTTCAGCCCCATCGATCAGATCGAGTGGGACTGGGCCACGCCCAGGCTCTATCGACAATTGCCCGATGGCACGTTCGAGGACGTCAGCGACGCCACCGGCATCGGCGATCTCGACCTGGTGAGCGATCATCGTGGGCTCGACCCCGGATCGGGCGCGTTTTCGCTGTTGCGCCACGTGGGCAGTTTCTCGGCGGGCGACCTCAACGGCGACGGGTACCTCGACCTGATGATCGGCCTGTGGTCGGCCGCGGGCGAGAACGACCCCGACGAGATCGGCGGCCGGCTGCTGCTCAACCAGCCCGATCTGAACACCGGCGGCCGACGATTCGAGGACGTCTCGATCGACGTCTTCGCACCGGGCATGGCCGACCCGGGCGTGGATCGCTTCGGTAGCTACTGGCAGATCGTGATGCACGACTTCGACAGCGACGGACTGCTGGACATCTACGGCGCCTGCGACATGGACAAGAACCACCTGTGGATCAACCAGGGCAGCTACGAAGATCCGGATCGTCCGGGCGTGCGCCTGTTGCGCCCGATGCTCGACGTGACCGATGCAGCGGGCGCGACCGACGACGTTCCCGAGACCGACATGGGCGTCTCGATCGCCGATGCGAACGCCGACGGCGTGATGGACATCTTTACGACCATCACCGATACCCCCGGCTCGCTGCTGCACAATAACTTCTTTCTCAGCCAGAGTGACGAGCCTACGTACGTCGAGTCGGCGCTCGAGGCCGGCGTGAGCCAGCAGGGCGGCAAGTTCGGCTGGGGATGGGGCACCACCTTCCAGGACATGAACCGCGACGGCTGGCCCGATCTGCTCATCACCAACGGCTTCAACGCCTGCGTCGACCGCCCGCGGATGATGATCCACGATGGCGATCCGGACAACGTGCACTTCACCGAGCAGGTCAGCGACGCGCTCACCATCATCGAACGCGGCTCGACCATCGTCGGGGCCGACATCAACCGCGACGGCAGCGTCGATCTCCTGCACACCGTGATGCTCTCGGCCATCTCGCCTCGCTGCGACGAGTCGGCCATCAAAGTTCTTCGGAACGTGCCCGATAGCGGCGAGCCCATCGCGTCGTACATCACCGTGCGCCCACGAATGGAAGGGCCCAACTTCCATGCCATCGGCTCGGTCGTGCGTGTCGAACTCGACGGGGCCCAGGCCCAGCTCGACATGATCCGCACTATCACCGCGGGCATCAGCATGGCCGGGCAGGAGCCCGCCGAGGCCTACTTCGGCCTGGGCATCGATGCGCAGGGAAGCGACCCGCTGCGCGTCACCATCCAGTGGCCCAATGGCGCCGACCCAACCGTCATCGAGGGCACGGTCGACTCGCTGGCCAACCAGCTGCTGCACGTGGGGCCCTGCTCGGTGGTCGATCTGGACGGCACGCCGGGCCTCGATTTCTTCGACCTTCTGGCGTACCTGAACCTGTTCGACAACGGCGACATGCGGACCGACCTGGCCGCCCCGTTCGGCTCGCTCGACTTCTTCGACGTGCTCGAGGCGATCCAGCTCATCGAGGCCGGCTGCCCGTAAGCGCCCGGCATAGCGAACCCGTTCTCCTTCCCAAATGCGGGAAGCACAACACCCGCCCTTCCGGTTTCGGAGGGCGGGTGTCTTCTTGGGGTCGCGGTGTGTCCGGGGCCTCAGCCGTTCAGGCCGGTGACCTTCACCAGCGTGTAGCGCTGGCGGTGGCCGGTCTTGCTGCGCGAGGCCTTCTTGGGGCGGTACTTGTGGATGTCGATCTTCTCGCCCTTGACCACCGGCTCGACGACCTCGGCCGTCACGGTGGCGCCCCCGACCAGCGGGGTGCCGACCTTGGCCGAGCCACCCGCGTCGCCAATGACCAGGACCCGGTCGAAGGTGATCGAGTCGCCCTGGCTGGCCTCGCCGCCCTTGTAGAGGTCGATGAGGATCTCCTCGCCCTGGGTCACCTTGCGCTGGCCGCCCGACTCTTCGATGATCGCGTACATGGCAGATACCTATCAAGTTCCGCACAGCAAATGGGGCGGGAGTCAGCCTCCCGGCTTGGGGCCCGTGCCGTGGCGGGTCGAGAGTTTAGCAGGGGTTTGGGGCTGGGGAAAGCCGGGAGGAATCAGGCTCCCGCACCGACTTTCTCCTTGTCCTTTTTCTGCCGCTCCGCACGCTTGCGCATGCCCTCGTCGAGGATCTTCTTGCGCAGGCGCACGCTGGTGGGGGTGAGCTCGACGAGCTCGTCGTCCTCGATGTATTCCAGCGCGTCCTCGAGCGTGATGGCCCGCGGGGCCTTAAGGGTGACGGTGGCTTCCTTGTTGGCGCTGCGGATGTTGGTCAGGGCCTTGAGGCGGACGATGTTCACCGGGATGTCGTTGTCGCGGTTGTGCTCGCCCACGACCTGCCCGCCGTAGACCTTCTCGCCCGGCTTGACGAACAGGATGCCGCGGTCGTGGAGCTGCTCGACGGCGTAGGCGGTGACCTGCCCGGCCTCTGTGGCGATCATCACGCCGTTCTGGCGCCCGCCCGCTTCGCCCATCATGGGCACGTACCGCTCGAAGCGATGGCTCATGATGGCCTCGCCCTGCGTCGCCGTCAGAAGGCGGCTGCGCAGCCCGATGAGCGAGCGACTGGTGATCTCGAAGACCAGGTGGCTCGTGTGGCTGCCGCGGTCTTCCATCTTCTTGAGCTCGCCCTTGCGAGCGCCGACGAGCTCCATCACCTTGCCCACGCTGTTCACCGGCGCATCGACCACCAGGATCTCCAGCGGCTCGTGAGCCTCGCCGTCGATGTCCTTGATGATCACGCGCGGCCGGCCGATGCTCATCTCGTAGCCCTCGCGCCGCATCGTTTCGAAGAGGATGCCAAGGTGCAACAGGCCACGGCCGGCCACGACGAACTCGTCGGCCGACGCACCGGGCGCCACGCGCAACGCCACGTTGCTCTGGAGCTCCTTGTCCAGCCGCTCGCGGATCTGCCGGCTGGTGACGAACTTGCCGTCCTGCCCGCCGAAGGGCGAGTCGTTGATGCGCATGACGATCGACACCGTCGGCTCGTCGATCGTCACCGGCGGCAGGGGCTCGGCCACTTCGGGATCGGCCAGCGTATCGCCGATGTCCACTGCCTCGATGCCCACGGCCGCGAACAGATCGCCAGCACGCACGCTGGCCGTATCGACGCGGCCCAATCCTTCGAAGCGCTGCAGCCCCGTCAGCCGCACGTCCTTTCGGCTGCCGTCGCGCTTGAGCATGGCGACCGTCTGGCCCTGCTTCAGCTCGCCGGCAAACACGCGGCCGATGCCGATTCGGCCGACGTACTCGCTGTACGCCAGCGTGGTGACGAGCGCCTGGAGCGGCGCGCTTGCATCGTCGTCGGGAACGGGCACGTGCTGGAGGATTGCCTCGAACAGCGGGCGCAGGTCCGTGCCCGTCGTACCCTGCTCGGCAGACGCCCAGCCATCGCGGGCCGATGCATAGATCACCGGGAAGTCCATCGCATGATCTTCGGCGCCCAGCTCAACGAGCAGGTCGAAGACCTCATTGATGACGCCCTGCGGGCGCGCATCGGGCCGATCGCACTTGTTGATCACCACCAGCGGCTTGAGCCCGGCCTCGAGCGCCTTGCCCAGCACGAATCGCGTCTGGGGCATCGGCCCCTCGAACGCGTCGACCAGCAGCAGCGCGCCGTCGGCCATGCGCAGCACGCGCTCGACCTCGCCGCCGAAGTCGGCGTGGCCCGGCGTGTCGATGATGTTGATGGCAAAGTGCTGCCCATCGGGCCGCGCGTAGCGCACGCCGCAGTTCTTCGAGAGGATGGTGATGCCCCGCTCGCGTTCGAGCGGGTTGCTGTCCATGATGAGGTCGCCGCGCCCGCCGGCGAGCTTTTCGAGCTCGCCCGCGCGGAAGTTGCCCGATTGACGGAGCAGCCCGTCCACCAGCGAGGTCTTGCCATGATCGACGTGGGCGATGATCGCCACGTTCCGAATGCCTGCGTCGGCCATAAGAATGTGCAGTCCAGAAAGGGGGGATCCCGCATCGCCGGCGAGCCGCCGGTGCCGATCCCAGAGTGCGAGAGCAAGGGTAGTCGCCGCCGCCACCGAGGGTGGCGCTACCGGTCGGCTAGAAGCCGCAGTTCCAGCCGAATCCGGCCGCGAACCTCGTTCGAGCCCGCGTCGACCGCCCAGCTTGCCTGGTCGATCATCGCGGCGATCGAAGCCACGCCCGCGTCGGTCTCATCCCGTCCGGCCGTGGCCTCGCTCGGAGCGTTCAGCAATTCCCATAGCTCCGAGGGCCGGGCCGATCCGCGGAGGCCTCCGGCCATCGGCGATCGACGCTTGATGGCCTGCCCCACGATCTGCACCGCCGGAGATTCGGTTTCGGTTGGTTCGGCGCCGGCCCCGAGCACCGGGCCCGATGCGACGGCGAGCAGCAACTCTGCGTGCCCGGGTTGGTGGGTCAGCAGCGTCCAGGCTACCTGGGCCCTGGGGCCGAAGATGGACCGCGATGCCCGGGTCTCGGATAGCTCGCGAAGACGCACCTGGCCTTCTTCGCCCACCGGCGGACCTTCCAGCCCCAAGGCATGGGCGACGGGCTCTTCCAGGGGCAGCCGGGCGCCCAGGTCGATGCCATCGGGTCCGCGACGGACGAGCAACTCGCCGGTGCGACGCGTTACCCGCGCGCCCTCTGGCACCAGCCCGACCAATCCGGCTCGATCCAGCACGCCCGAGACGATTGCCGACCCTGGTCCGACGACATCCAGCAGAACGCCGTCGCTCGGCGGCGTGGTTCGAGGGCCCGCCGCCGGTTCGCCGCCGGCCGGGCACAGCCCGATCTCGATCGTGGTTCCCTTTGCGGTGGCCCAGATGGCCAGGGCTTGCATGCGCTCGCTGGGCCCCCAGAGCCATCGTTCGAGATCACCGAACAGGCCGCCCGAGCCCGACGGCTTCCAGAACCCGCGCACGACGGCATCGGTGGGGGCGACTCGTAGCACCGCGCCGTCCAGCGCTTCGTTTTTGCCCGCCGAGACGGCGATCGTTCGCAACAGCAGCCACTCGGCGCCGGCCGGTGCGAGCGCCACGACGCTGCGGCCATCGCGTAGCGGCGGCAGCGTCGAAAGCAGGAACGATTCTTCTTCGAGCCCAAGCACGGGCCGGCCGTAGGCGATCTTCCGGGGCACGGCGCGCGTGCGTTGGAGCAGGCGCACGTCCATGGCCGAGTCGATCGCCGCCAGCACGATCCAGTCCACGCGCTCGCCGCCATCGCGTCGGCCAAAGGCCAGCACGGTGCTCCCGCCGAGAAGCCCGTCAAAGGCTTCGTTCCCGTCGACGCCAAGTCGCCTGGAAAGCAAGCCCCAGGCGCGGCGGGTTTCGGCGAGCGCGCCCTGTTCGCGCATCCAGGTTCGTACCGTGGCGCCCAATTCACTGTTCCGCAGCGACGCGGCGTCATCAAAGCTGAACGCGCCCAGCACGCCCTGAGGGAGCCGGCCGAAGAGTTCGGATCCATAGGCGTCCGAGGCGTTGGCTCGAGAACAAGTACAAATCCACGCAGCCAGGACTGCCACGATCATCCACGCGAAACGCACGGGAGTCACTCCCGGTCACGCTCGGCTTCGAGCAGGTCCAAAATGGTCGGCTCGCCGCGACGCAGGAAGAGAAAGTGCCCCGGGCGTCCGCCAGGCAACGTCACCGTGGCGCTCGAGGGCGCCGGTCGGTTCCACCACCCCGATGCATCCGGGCCGCGCACCACGCTCGCCGCGGTCTGGCGTTCCATCGGCAGCGGGCCGGTGGGCCACGCGTTCGCGGGGGAACGGTTCGTTTCGCCCGAGCGGGCAAGCAACGGCAGCCGTGCCACGGCGCCCGTCCGGCTCGGCTCGGTGTCCTGTCCGAACGCCGAGAAGCTCGAAGCGGGATCCGCCGGTAAGCCGTAGACGATCGTGCGTTCAACCTTGCTCTGATCGATCGAGTCGGCAAGGTCTTGCTGCACGCTGGGCGGCACCAGGCGCAGGTTGGCCGCATCGGTATTGCCGCTCTCCAGCAGCACGCCCAGCGGTCGCTGGCTCTCGGGCAGACGCAGCTCGGGTGGCGTCAGGCGAACCCATACCACCACGCCCGCGGCCAGCGCCAGCGTCGCCATCGCGACGGCCGAGCGCCCCGCCAGAACAAAGCGTCGTCCACGCTTGTTCAGGTAGCCACGCGATGCTTCGCATTGCGCCAGCACGCGTTCGGAAAGGTCCACATCAAGACGCGTATTCGAAGCGCTCTGTCGAAGCATCGAGACCGCTTCGCTCGTCCGACTGAATTCTTCGGCAAGCAGGTGATCTTCGCGCAGCGCCTCATGGAGCCGTGCCTTGCCGGCACGGTCCAGGTCGCCATCGAAGTACGCGTCCAACAACTCGCGCGTATTGCGCTCCTGGTTATGGCCAGGCTTGTGCGTCCGACTCATCGATCCACCCCACGATCGACCCGTTGCTCTGAATGAGACTGAGAATGGGCAGTACGCATGGCCGCACGTTCGGCTCGAATGGCCTCGAGTGCGACACGGAGCTTGCGACGGCCACGGTGCAGATGGCTCTTGACGGTGCCCGCAGGCATGAGATAGTGCTCGGCGATCCTCGCGATCGGCCAGTCGCATTGATGAAACAGGACGACGATCTCGCGCTGCGTCTCGGGCAACCGATCGAGCGCTTCGTCCAGGTCGTTGCGGCTGCGGGTTCGCTGCTCGCGCGCATCGAGCGAGTCTTCGCTGGCGTGCACGTCGTCGGCCGAGAATGCCACGAGATCGCTGTCGTACGTCGGGGCGCACTTCTGCACCGCGTTGCAGTGCAGACGCTTGGCGATCGTGAAAAGCCAGGTCGAAAAACGGAACCGCGTGTCGAAGCGATGCAGATTGGTCAGCGCCCGAACGAACGCCTCCTGGACCACGTCTTCGGCCATCTCCGGACGACCACAACGCCGGAGCATGAAGGCATACAGCGAGACCTGATGCGCCTGCACGAGGGCGGCAGCCGCCGAGCGATCGCCCGCCAGCGCGTCATGGATCAGGTCTTGTTCGGTCGTGCGGTCCATAGCCTCGCTCCACTATACCGCAAGCCCGCGACGGGGTTGCACCCGGCCGCGGGCCAGCTTCGAAGGGTCACGTCCGTTAAGTATCGGCCATCCCTGGCCGATTCGTTCGCGAGGGCTTGGGGTTCCCCGCGACAGCGTCAGGCGGCGCTCTTGCGACGCCGACGACGCGGGCGGGCCGGCGTCCGGACGTGGGCCTGCTCCACCAGGGCCTCGACGACGTCCAGCGGGTCTTCGCCCCACAGGTCGGCGCCGATCTCCTCGGCCAGGCCGCTGGCCCGGTTGAACACGCCGCCGCCCACGGCGACCTGCATGGGCCGCTCGGGGTACTGCTCATGGATCGTGTCGATCAAGTCGCGGATGTGCGGCAGGTCGTTCGCGCCAGAGGCGAACATGACCAGGGCCGAGGGCTGGCGAGACTTGATCTCGGCCAGCAACTCGTCGTTGGGAATGCCCCCGCCGCCGAAGGTCACGCGGAAGCCCTCGCTGGTCAGCAGATCGACCGCCAGCTGGCCGGCGAGGTCGTCCGAGTCTCGAGGCCCGCATACCACCACCACGCTGCGACCATTGCCGGCCTTGGGCACGATGAGCCCGGCCGTCTGGTCGGCCAGCACGCGGAGCAGGCGTGTGGCATAGTGATGGCTCAGCTTGGTCAACTGGTCGCCGCGGAAGAGCTTCTCGACCTTCTCATAGGTAGGCCAGTAAAGCTCGGTGATCAGGTCGACCGCCGAGTCGCCCGCCTCAAGTGCCCGGAGCACCACCTGGCGGGCCTCGACCCGATCTCCTGAGACAAGGACGTCAAAGAATCGTTCGCGAAGAGCATCCGTGCACATCGTGCTACCCCTGATTCCGGCCCGCCGCGATGTGCGGAGGTCCAACCCGTTGTGCCCCGACCGGCCCATCGCCGCCCGCGAGCGAGGACTACATCGCCACACGGCCGCGATCAATCGCAGCACGATGAAAAAACTTTGATATGGCAGTTTCTGCGCGGCAATCCGTGCGCGTCGGCGGGTCCGATCAGGGCTTACGTCCGCAATAACATGCGCAAATACCGCCGCTGAGCGATCTCACGGACACTTCTTCAAGCCCGGTGGCACGCATCAACTCGATCACGCGACCGCGATCGAGGAAGGTCTCCACCGAGCGAGGCAGGTATCGGTATGCCCCCGAACGGTCGCCGCTGATCCACGTAGCCGTCCGGGGCATGATGACCTTGGTGTACAGGTCATGGCCCCAGCGGATGGGCGCCAGGGCGGGCCGATCGAATTCGAGGATGACCAGCCGGCCGCCCGGCCGCAGCACGCGGGCAAACTCGCCGATGGCTGCCTCGGGGCGCTGCACGTTGCGCAGGCCAAAGGCGATGGACAGCACGTCGCAACAGGCATCTGCGAGGGGAAGTGCCATCGCATCGCCCTCGACATAGAAGAGTTTGCTGGAATCATGGTCCTGCAATAGACGTTGCCTATGACGAGCCCGCTCGAGCATCGCGTGCGTGAAGTCCACGCCGATGATGGCGGCGGCCGGCGTCCTGGCAAATGCCTCGGCCAGGTCGCCCGTCCCGCAGGCGACGTCGACGACCACATCGCCCGGTTGCACGGCCGCCCGCTTCACCGTGTGGCGGCGCCACCGTTGGTCGAGCAGGAACGAGTGAACCCGGTTATTCAGGTCGTACGAGCCGGCGATGGCGGTGAACATCTGGCGGACGCGGTCAGCTTTATCGGACTGTTGATGCGGATCCGTGAGCGTGTTGCCATCCCAGGCGGGAGATGATGCTTCCTTCAGGTCCGGTTCCGGGGGAGAGGTCTGGTTCATACGCTGTCCAGCAAGGATAGAGCCCCGCCGGCCCGCGCCGGCCCGGAAGGAGGATCGTGTGGGTATGCCCAGCTTCAAGAAGGTATTGACCGCCATCGCGCTCGCGGCCGCCGCGTCGCTCACCGGGTGCGCCACCGACCCCACCACAGGAGACACGTTCTTCAGCATCTACTCATGGGACCAGGAAACAGCCCTTGGCCTGGAAGCCGCGCCCTCGTTCACCGACGAGTTCGGCGGGCCGGTGCCCAACGAGCAGGTCCGGGCGTACGTCACCGAGGTCGGCTCGTCGATGGTTCCCCATGTCGAAGAGGGCGTGCCCGACGACCTGCCGTGGGAGTTCACGATCCTCAATTCCGACGTCGTAAACGCGTTCGCCCTGCCCGGCGGTCAGGTGTTCATCACGCGCGGCCTGGCGTCGCAGCTCGACAACGAAGCGCAGCTCGCCGGCGTGCTTGGTCACGAGATCGGCCACGTGACCGCGCGGCATGGCAACCAGCAGATGAGCCGATCGGTCGCGCTCCAGGGTGGGCTTGCCGCGAGCGCCCTGGTCATCGGCGCCGCGGGGGAGGACAGCGTACTCCGCGAGTACGGGCAGTACGGCTTGCCGGTCGCACAGGTCGGCGGCCAGCTCGTGCTGCTCAGTTATGGTCGTGACGCCGAGTATCAGGCCGACGAGCTCGGCATGCGCTATATGTCACGCGCGGGCTACAAGCCCAGCGGGCAGCGCGGCGTGATGCAGAAGCTGGCCGAGTTGGGCGGGGGCGGCCAGCGCCCGCCTGCCTGGCTCTCGACCCACCCCTACCCCGAGGCGCGCATCGAGCGCATCAACGAGCTCTTGCGCGGCGAGTACGCGCAAGCCGAGGCGAGCGGCGCCAACGAGAAGTTCCCCGATCGCTACCGCCAGCGCATGCTGCAGCCCCTGGCGAGCATGCCCGCGGCGCCACCGCCACCGAGCGAGGGCAGCGCGATGCTGCTCGATTCGGTGATCTGGTGCGGGTTGTGCCGCGAAGGCGAGGCGGAAGAGCAGACGCTGGCGGCGCGGTGGGGGCGGCGCGTGAGTTCGCACTAGCGGCGGTGGAGCTTCCGGAGCCCGAAGATGCCCAACACTACGAACGGCAAGACGAGCATGACAATGCCGAGGACGCCGGCGGTGTTGCTGATGGGCATGGGCTGCGAAGATCTATAAATAGCGCCCGCCGCGCGAGGGGCCATGTTCGGCGTCCATACCAGAGATCCTGACGCGTGGGAAAGGCTCGACGTTTTCTCGATTTCTCGAAACGCTGGACCCACAGCCAGCCGACCTAGTCGTTGGGCATCGGCTAACTCAGCGGGCGAGGCTTGCCAGTACTGATCGAGCCCCGTCGCCTTGTATAGCGCCCGCACGCCCGCCTCCACGCCTGCGCCCGTAGCCGACGATGTGGGCTGGAAGGGTGGGTTGATTCCGCCCTTGTGAAAATGGAGTTGCCAGGTTTCGCCGGGGTGCTGCACCTGAAGCCACCCCAGGTCCTTCGATACACTTTCTTCAAGGATGAACGTGACTTGCCCGTAGATCGGCGGGTTGCTCCCGGTCTTTCGCGGTTCGACAGCGTGCGTGCACGACAATTGCAGACGATATGACGGAGAGCCAACGCCTTGGG
This window of the Phycisphaerales bacterium genome carries:
- a CDS encoding B12-binding domain-containing protein; this encodes MCTDALRERFFDVLVSGDRVEARQVVLRALEAGDSAVDLITELYWPTYEKVEKLFRGDQLTKLSHHYATRLLRVLADQTAGLIVPKAGNGRSVVVVCGPRDSDDLAGQLAVDLLTSEGFRVTFGGGGIPNDELLAEIKSRQPSALVMFASGANDLPHIRDLIDTIHEQYPERPMQVAVGGGVFNRASGLAEEIGADLWGEDPLDVVEALVEQAHVRTPARPRRRRRKSAA
- a CDS encoding sigma-70 family RNA polymerase sigma factor, whose protein sequence is MDRTTEQDLIHDALAGDRSAAAALVQAHQVSLYAFMLRRCGRPEMAEDVVQEAFVRALTNLHRFDTRFRFSTWLFTIAKRLHCNAVQKCAPTYDSDLVAFSADDVHASEDSLDAREQRTRSRNDLDEALDRLPETQREIVVLFHQCDWPIARIAEHYLMPAGTVKSHLHRGRRKLRVALEAIRAERAAMRTAHSQSHSEQRVDRGVDR
- a CDS encoding M48 family metallopeptidase, with protein sequence MPSFKKVLTAIALAAAASLTGCATDPTTGDTFFSIYSWDQETALGLEAAPSFTDEFGGPVPNEQVRAYVTEVGSSMVPHVEEGVPDDLPWEFTILNSDVVNAFALPGGQVFITRGLASQLDNEAQLAGVLGHEIGHVTARHGNQQMSRSVALQGGLAASALVIGAAGEDSVLREYGQYGLPVAQVGGQLVLLSYGRDAEYQADELGMRYMSRAGYKPSGQRGVMQKLAELGGGGQRPPAWLSTHPYPEARIERINELLRGEYAQAEASGANEKFPDRYRQRMLQPLASMPAAPPPPSEGSAMLLDSVIWCGLCREGEAEEQTLAARWGRRVSSH
- the ubiE gene encoding bifunctional demethylmenaquinone methyltransferase/2-methoxy-6-polyprenyl-1,4-benzoquinol methylase UbiE; translation: MNQTSPPEPDLKEASSPAWDGNTLTDPHQQSDKADRVRQMFTAIAGSYDLNNRVHSFLLDQRWRRHTVKRAAVQPGDVVVDVACGTGDLAEAFARTPAAAIIGVDFTHAMLERARHRQRLLQDHDSSKLFYVEGDAMALPLADACCDVLSIAFGLRNVQRPEAAIGEFARVLRPGGRLVILEFDRPALAPIRWGHDLYTKVIMPRTATWISGDRSGAYRYLPRSVETFLDRGRVIELMRATGLEEVSVRSLSGGICACYCGRKP